Proteins encoded within one genomic window of Streptomyces kaniharaensis:
- the ftsY gene encoding signal recognition particle-docking protein FtsY, with protein MEYVILAVVIAVIVLAAIAGLVVSGRRRQQLPPKSQAPVITAPPTTPREPQVGEEAAPPTEEPRRTVEEVALPEAPEVSEAVEAVEVEAVEAEVAPAIEVPEPTAGRLVRLRSRLSRSQTSLGKGLLSLLSREHLDEDTWEEIEDTLLTADVGVTPTQELVERLRTRVKVLGTRTPEELRTLLREELVELIGKDSDRTVRSTKHEEGPAVVLVVGVNGVGKTTTTGKLARVLVADGRKVVLGAADTFRAAAADQLQTWGERVGARTVRGPEGGDPASVAFDAVKEGIAENADTVLVDTAGRLHTKTGLMDELGKVKRVVEKHGPVDEVLLVLDATTGQNGLVQARVFAEVVDITGIVLTKLDGTAKGGIVVAVQRELGVPVKLIGLGEGADDLAPFEPGAFVDALIGD; from the coding sequence ATGGAATACGTGATTCTTGCCGTAGTCATCGCCGTGATCGTCCTCGCTGCGATCGCGGGCCTCGTCGTTTCCGGCAGACGACGCCAGCAACTGCCCCCGAAGTCGCAGGCGCCGGTCATCACGGCGCCGCCGACCACCCCGCGCGAGCCCCAGGTCGGCGAGGAGGCCGCGCCGCCGACCGAGGAGCCCCGGCGCACCGTCGAGGAGGTGGCGCTTCCCGAGGCTCCCGAGGTCTCCGAGGCGGTCGAGGCCGTCGAGGTCGAGGCCGTCGAGGCCGAGGTGGCGCCCGCCATCGAGGTCCCCGAGCCCACCGCCGGCCGGCTGGTCAGGCTGCGCTCCCGGCTCTCCCGCTCGCAGACCTCGCTCGGCAAGGGCCTGCTCTCGCTGCTCTCCCGCGAGCACCTGGACGAGGACACCTGGGAGGAGATCGAGGACACCCTCCTGACCGCCGACGTCGGCGTCACCCCCACCCAGGAGCTGGTCGAGCGGCTGCGCACCCGGGTGAAGGTGCTCGGCACCCGCACCCCCGAGGAGCTCCGCACGCTGCTGCGCGAGGAACTGGTCGAGCTGATCGGCAAGGACTCCGACCGCACCGTCCGCTCCACCAAGCACGAGGAGGGCCCGGCGGTGGTCCTGGTCGTCGGCGTCAACGGCGTCGGCAAGACCACCACGACCGGCAAGCTGGCCCGCGTCCTGGTCGCCGACGGCCGCAAGGTGGTGCTCGGCGCGGCCGACACCTTCCGCGCCGCCGCCGCGGACCAGCTCCAGACCTGGGGCGAGCGGGTCGGCGCGCGGACCGTGCGCGGCCCCGAGGGCGGCGACCCGGCCTCGGTCGCCTTCGACGCGGTCAAGGAGGGCATCGCCGAGAACGCCGACACCGTGCTGGTGGACACCGCCGGCCGGCTGCACACCAAGACCGGCCTGATGGACGAGCTGGGCAAGGTCAAGCGGGTCGTCGAGAAGCACGGTCCGGTGGACGAGGTACTGCTGGTGCTGGACGCCACCACCGGCCAGAACGGCCTGGTCCAGGCCAGGGTGTTCGCCGAGGTGGTCGACATCACCGGCATCGTGCTGACCAAGCTGGACGGCACCGCCAAGGGCGGCATCGTCGTCGCGGTCCAGCGCGAGCTGGGCGTGCCGGTCAAGCTGATCGGTCTCGGCGAGGGCGCGGACGACCTGGCGCCGTTCGAGCCGGGTGCGTTCGTGGACGCGCTGATCGGGGACTGA
- a CDS encoding bifunctional DNA primase/polymerase translates to MDNLFGELRLGYLRLAPRGARRRTKVTASRAAAEYTGRWGWAVVVGGPAGTGSATAPCHCGSARCAAPGLHPVPGGRGAGRTADAEGSVLFPTGRAFDVLDVPEQAGLQALVRLERMGTQVGPVLATPTGRLQFLVAAGTARRLPDLLYRMGWDDAALDLTCHGEGGYVAAPPTVLAGLGPVRWLRRPTRDNAGCPPEARLLLGTLAYACHRSRERTAEPAWLAS, encoded by the coding sequence ATGGACAACCTGTTCGGCGAACTTCGACTGGGGTACCTGCGGCTGGCACCGCGGGGCGCACGCCGCCGCACCAAGGTCACCGCGTCCCGGGCCGCCGCGGAGTACACCGGCCGCTGGGGCTGGGCGGTCGTCGTCGGCGGCCCGGCCGGTACCGGCTCCGCCACGGCCCCGTGCCACTGCGGCTCCGCCCGCTGCGCCGCCCCCGGTCTGCACCCGGTGCCCGGCGGCCGCGGCGCGGGCCGCACCGCCGACGCCGAGGGCTCCGTCCTGTTCCCCACCGGCCGCGCGTTCGACGTCCTGGACGTCCCCGAGCAGGCCGGCCTCCAGGCACTGGTCCGGCTGGAGCGGATGGGCACCCAGGTCGGCCCGGTGCTGGCCACGCCCACCGGCCGGCTGCAGTTCCTGGTCGCCGCCGGCACCGCCCGCCGGCTGCCCGACCTGCTGTACCGGATGGGCTGGGACGACGCTGCACTGGACCTGACCTGCCACGGCGAGGGCGGCTACGTCGCCGCCCCGCCCACCGTGCTCGCCGGCCTCGGCCCGGTCCGCTGGCTGCGCCGCCCCACCCGCGACAACGCCGGCTGCCCGCCCGAGGCCCGGCTGCTGCTCGGCACCCTCGCCTACGCCTGCCACCGCAGCCGGGAGCGCACCGCCGAACCGGCCTGGCTGGCCTCCTGA
- the nsdA gene encoding transcriptional repressor NsdA, translated as MAEKQPNEKLTTWFVRSGWSKGELARQVNRRARQIGAHHVSTDTSRVRRWLDGEQPREPIPKIMSELFSERFGSVVSVEDLGLRAAIPVSTVGGGIDLPWSAPQTVQLISDYSRSDLMLNRRGFLGTSLALTAGAALIEPMQRWLAPGPTGVPTPILTAANGGEAFTGRLSEPELELLEQTTVMFRQWDAQNGGGLRRKAVVGQLHEVTDLLQETYNEHTTKRLFRLTAELAHLAGWMSYDVGMHPSAQKYYVLALHAAKEAGDRPFGALILTDMSRQMIHLNRGEDALELIHLAQYGSRDTATPRQQSLLYAMEARAYATIGEVNRCARAIRLAEDTFTDIREGDGDPDWLKFFSPAELNAENAHSYRDLAYHSDNAELYASMSAPVMERAVDLFRRDGDHVRSYAFNLIGMASVHLLQKEAEQAVVMAEQAVDIAAKVRSERLNSRVRKTTEAAAARFRGVDAVARLKERVVQDIPEYVSVV; from the coding sequence ATGGCAGAGAAGCAACCCAACGAGAAGCTGACCACGTGGTTCGTCCGCAGCGGCTGGTCCAAGGGGGAGTTGGCCCGGCAGGTCAACCGCCGGGCCCGGCAGATCGGCGCCCACCACGTCTCCACCGACACCTCCCGCGTGCGCCGCTGGCTCGACGGCGAGCAGCCCCGCGAGCCGATCCCGAAGATCATGTCGGAGCTGTTCTCCGAGCGCTTCGGCTCCGTCGTCTCGGTCGAGGACCTCGGGCTGCGCGCCGCGATCCCGGTCTCCACCGTCGGCGGCGGCATCGACCTGCCGTGGAGCGCGCCGCAGACCGTCCAGCTGATCAGCGACTACTCCCGCAGCGACCTGATGCTCAACCGGCGCGGCTTCCTCGGCACCTCGCTCGCCCTGACCGCGGGCGCCGCGCTGATCGAGCCGATGCAGCGCTGGCTCGCCCCCGGCCCGACCGGCGTCCCCACCCCCATCCTCACCGCGGCCAACGGCGGCGAGGCGTTCACCGGCCGGCTCTCCGAGCCCGAGCTCGAACTGCTGGAGCAGACCACGGTCATGTTCCGCCAGTGGGACGCGCAGAACGGTGGCGGGCTGCGCCGCAAGGCCGTCGTCGGCCAGCTGCACGAGGTCACCGACCTGCTCCAGGAGACGTACAACGAGCACACCACCAAGCGGCTGTTCCGGCTCACCGCCGAACTCGCCCACCTGGCCGGCTGGATGTCCTACGACGTCGGCATGCACCCGAGCGCGCAGAAGTACTACGTTCTGGCGCTGCATGCCGCCAAGGAGGCCGGCGACCGCCCGTTCGGCGCGCTGATCCTCACCGACATGAGCCGCCAGATGATCCACCTCAACCGGGGCGAGGACGCCCTGGAGCTGATCCACCTCGCGCAGTACGGCAGCCGCGACACCGCCACCCCGCGCCAGCAGTCCCTGCTGTACGCGATGGAGGCGCGCGCCTACGCCACCATCGGCGAGGTGAACCGCTGCGCCCGGGCGATCCGGCTGGCCGAGGACACCTTCACCGACATCCGCGAGGGGGACGGGGACCCGGACTGGCTGAAGTTCTTCTCCCCGGCCGAGCTGAACGCCGAGAACGCGCACTCCTACCGCGACCTCGCCTACCACTCCGACAACGCCGAGCTGTACGCCTCGATGTCCGCGCCGGTCATGGAGCGCGCGGTGGACCTGTTCCGCCGGGACGGCGACCACGTGCGCTCGTACGCCTTCAACCTGATCGGCATGGCCAGCGTGCACCTGCTGCAGAAGGAGGCGGAGCAGGCCGTGGTGATGGCCGAGCAGGCGGTGGACATCGCCGCCAAGGTCCGCTCGGAGCGGCTGAACTCCCGGGTGCGCAAGACCACGGAGGCCGCGGCGGCCCGGTTCCGGGGCGTGGACGCCGTCGCCCGGCTGAAGGAAAGGGTCGTCCAGGACATCCCGGAGTACGTCTCGGTGGTCTGA